The Longimicrobium sp. region CCCTGCTCTTTCAGCCGCTCACCCGCAGGCTGCGCCGGTGGGGGATGGCGGGCGGGCTGGCGGTGACGCTCGTGGTGATCGGCGTGGTGATCTCGGGGCTGCTGCTGATTGCCTTCGTGGGCGAGTCGCTGCGGCAGATCGCGGTGGAGTTTCCCAGCACCCGCGCGGAGCTCGACGCCATGATCGGCGGGCTCTCCGCCAAGCTGGCC contains the following coding sequences:
- a CDS encoding AI-2E family transporter, which codes for MDYAQIRRGPLPFLVGAAAVVILVGGMRAASGILNPMLMAGFLALLFQPLTRRLRRWGMAGGLAVTLVVIGVVISGLLLIAFVGESLRQIAVEFPSTRAELDAMIGGLSAKLA